From the genome of Eucalyptus grandis isolate ANBG69807.140 chromosome 2, ASM1654582v1, whole genome shotgun sequence, one region includes:
- the LOC108957432 gene encoding probable LRR receptor-like serine/threonine-protein kinase At3g47570, which produces MSFVEFQSCHFLFGIALALCFYQVSSTISETDRIALLAFKAGITKDPFGVLNSWNDSIEFCRWYGVTCGRWHQKVTILDLSSQELFGSISPHIGNLSFLRAMLLLNNSLGHEIPSQVGQLRRLRSLRLDNNSLVGEIPKNISGCSNLVYLFLQVNQLTGEIPRELGSLSKLRIFASSVNNLIGSVPSFIGNLSSLEILHLMTNKLGGSIPQVLGYLTNLRIIGLGQNRLTGTIPSSLLNLSSLANFEVGDNQILGTLPESMGLKLPALEYFSVFENQLEGPIPPSISNSTKLVALKLGSNKLSGSVPSFENLHELLKLRIYNNQLGSGKPGDLSFLCSLTNNTKLMYVQIEVNEFGGVLPKCIGNLSTTLTTLLMQANQISGEIPKVIENLVGLDRLGMTLNYLSGNIPSNLGNLQNLAMLMINSNNLQGTIPYSFGNLTKLILLKLSKNKFQGQIPSHLSNCRSLILLDLSNNNLSGAIPPQLIGLSSLAIILDLSHNHLSGVLPIEVGNLRGLTSLDISNNLLGGEIPDSLGDCTSLTTLRMGGNFFHGSIPQSIKSLGGIEEMDLSCNNLSGQIPEFLTIFHSLKKRVNKPVSSSTDDSCPNVSYGTLLKATDGFSSMSLIGVGSFGSVYRGILEGDRTIVAVKVLHLGCHGALKSFIVECEALKNIRHRNLLKILTVCLSIDYQGNDFKALVYQFMDNGNLERWLHPNPTSSHSNELPKKLNFIRRINIAIDVAFALDYLHHRCHIPIVHCDLKPSNVLLDAQMVAHVGDFGLVKFLLGSSLDVVANQMSSMGLRGTIGYAPPEYAMGCEITREGDVYSYGILLLEMFTGLSPTDDRFEDNLTLRSFVTAALPERALEITDHILLLERESRFVPNSPQHWLSESNGIFQECLVMVYNIGVVCSNEVPARRMSIDGVTNQLQNIRKKLFALGFHEQDELLQLLSRLSNSEEFLVSFYSFARNHYASLKLCETVGDE; this is translated from the exons ATGAGTTTTGTAGAGTTTCAGtcatgccattttctttttggtattgCTCTTGCATTGTGCTTTTACCAAGTCTCATCCACCATCAGTGAAACAGACAGAATTGCATTGCTTGCATTTAAGGCTGGCATAACCAAAGATCCTTTTGGCGTGCTCAACTCATGGAATGATAGCATTGAGTTTTGCCGGTGGTATGGTGTTACGTGTGGCCGGTGGCATCAGAAGGTCACGATCCTGGACTTGTCATCACAAGAACTCTTTGGATCAATCTCTCCTCATATTGGGAATCTCAGCTTCCTAAGAGCAATGTTGCTTCTCAACAATAGTCTTGGTCATGAAATCCCTTCGCAAGTCGGGCAGCTGCGCCGTCTTCGTAGCTTACGACTAGACAACAATTCATTGGTTGGGGAAATTCCCAAAAACATATCGGGTTGCTCTAACCTTGTCTACCTCTTTCTTCAAGTCAACCAACTAACCGGAGAGATTCCTAGGGAGCTCGGTTCCCTATCAAAGCTACGGATATTCGCTTCGTCTGTTAATAATTTGATCGGGAGTGTGCCTTCCTTCATTGGAAACTTATCTTCATTGGAAATCCTTCATTTAATGACTAACAAATTGGGCGGGAGCattccccaagttctaggttacCTGACGAACTTGCGAATCATTGGCCTCGGACAAAATAGATTGACAGGTACAATTCCATCTTCGTTACTCAATCTCTCTTCGCTAGCTAATTTTGAAGTTGGAGACAACCAGATACTAGGGACTCTTCCTGAGAGTATGGGCCTCAAACTCCCAGCTCTTGAATATTTCAGTGTCTTTGAGAATCAACTTGAGGGACCGATTCCCCCATCGATATCGAATTCCACAAAACTAGTGGCACTTAAACTTGGAAGTAACAAATTATCCGGGAGTGTACCTTCATTTGAAAATCTGCATGAGCTTCTTAAACTTAGAATCTATAATAATCAGCTTGGAAGTGGAAAACCTGGAGACTTAAGCTTCCTTTGCTCATTGACCAACAACACCAAATTGATGTACGTGCAAATTGAGGTGAATGAGTTTGGTGGAGTGTTACCAAAATGCATAGGTAATCTATCTACTACTCTCACGACTCTTTTAATGCAAGCGAATCAAATATCCGGTGAGATTCCAAAAGTAATTGAGAATCTTGTTGGCCTGGATAGGTTGGGTATGACCCTCAACTATCTTTCAGGTAATATACCCTCAAATTTGGGGAATCTACAAAATCTAGCAATGCTAATGATCAATAGTAACAACTTGCAAGGGACTATCCCATATTCTTTTGGGAATCTAACCAAGTTGATTCTACTAAAACTTAGCAAGAACAAATTTCAAGGGCAAATTCCTTCCCATCTATCGAACTGTCGgtctcttattcttcttgatCTGTCTAATAACAATCTTAGTGGTGCCATACCCCCACAGCTTATAGGTCtctcatcattagcaatcattttGGACTTGTCTCATAACCATCTGTCTGGGGTTCTACCCATAGAAGTTGGCAACTTGAGAGGTTTGACTTCATTGGACATCTCGAACAATTTGTTGGGAGGTGAAATCCCTGACAGTTTAGGTGATTGCACTTCATTGACAACATTGAGGATGGGGGGCAACTTCTTCCATGGGTCCATTCCTCAGTCAATCAAATCGTTGGGAGGCATTGAAGAGATGGATCTTTCATGTAATAATTTGTCGGGTCAGATTCCAGAATTCTTAACGATATTTCATTccttgaaa aaGAGAGTAAATAAACCAGTTTCAAGTTCGACAGATGATTCGTGTCCGAATGTGTCTTATGGAACACTCCTGAAAGCGACTGATGGATTTTCTTCAATGAGTTTGATCGGTGTTGGAAGCTTTGGTTCTGTATATAGGGGGATACTCGAGGGTGACAGAACTATTGTTGCTGTAAAGGTGCTTCATTTAGGGTGTCATGGTGCTTTGAAAAGCTTTATAGTTGAGTGTGAGGCATTAAAGAATATTAGACATCGAAATCTCTTGAAGATATTGAcagtttgcttgagtattgattatcaaggaaatgattttaAGGCCTTAGTCTATCAATTCATGGACAATGGGAACTTGGAAAGGTGGCTACATCCAAACCCAACATCATCTCATAGCAATGAGCTTCCAAAAAAGTTGAATTTCATTCGGAGGATAAATATTGCTATTGATGTTGCTTTTGCACTAGATTATCTTCATCACAGGTGCCACATCCCCATCGTTCATTGTGATTTAAAACCGAGCAATGTCCTCTTAGATGCTCAGATGGTCGCACACGTGGGCGACTTTGGATTGGTGAAATTCCTTCTTGGATCATCCCTTGATGTTGTTGCTAATCAAATGAGCTCAATGGGTCTTAGAGGGACAATTGGTTATGCTCCACCAG AATATGCAATGGGATGCGAGATCACAAGAGAAGGCGATGTCTATAGTTACGGTATCCTCTTGCTAGAGATGTTCACGGGATTGAGTCCCACTGATGATAGATTTGAGGACAACTTGACTCTCCGTAGTTTTGTCACAGCAGCTTTGCCTGAGCGAGCCTTGGAAATTACAGATCACATTCTACTTCTAGAAAGAGAAAGTCGTTTCGTTCCCAATAGTCCTCAACATTGGCTTTCTGAAAGCAATGGGATATTTCAAGAGTGTTTGGTTATGGTATATAATATTGGAGTGGTTTGTT